The DNA region AGGGGATCTAATGAAATTTTTTATTCTTATTACGACTTTATTGGTGGCCTTAACGAGTCAGGCTTCAATAAAAATGGACGCACTTCGCTATCCGACAAACTTCTTTTGGGAAACAAGAGAAAAGCTACTTAAAGTTTCCATCAAAAAAGAGAGTAGCGGAAAGTATCTCAAACACAATTTGGTACAGTTGATCACACTCTCAGAAATAGCTTCAGACATTAAGGATTACAGTTCCGAATTTTCACTTCAAGTTCAAAATACAATTTCTGATAAAGATGTCCTCTCAGGTGAAGACCTCGATATCATGAGTAAATTAGTCGATGCCTACCAGCTTATCTCACTTAAATATCTTCATCTCATCGTTACCTATTCCCCACAAAACCCCTATGATGACTATGAAGATCTTTTTCAAAAGGTCTCTCCCTATAGAAAGAAGGCCAATCTCATTTGGTACACAGCTCAGATGGAGCTTTTTAATCACTATATTCAAACCTACGATGACTACTGGAAAAATGGTGAGTCTCGACGTGTCATTAAAAATATTTTTCTCTCTAAGAAAAATGTTGAAGGCCTTACACAAATCGCCAATAGTCTTTTAAAAAGAGACAATAGATTAAGGCTAAAAGTCTTAACAAAGAAACTTAAAAGAGATTGGAAGAACGTTTTTGTTAACACCAATATCGATCTCCAGTTAATTAATCGCATTCTTTTAAAGAACGATTCAGTTAAAGAAATTGTCGAACGCAGATATGGTGTTCTTTGGACCTATAATGTTACGGATTCCTTTGTTTCTCTTATAGGAAAGATTACAAACTTCTTTTCTAAAGTATTTGGAAATGTTGTCGGTGCAATTCGTTGGAGACATGGTTACTTACACGATGATCCCGTTATCTTTAAACATCTTATTCAAAAACTTAGGCCGCTCGATATTCTCGTTGAAAAAACGCCTTTTGCCCTTACTGATACTTTCATTCCTGGGCACTTTGGCCATGTTGCCATTTGGGTTGGAACTGAAGAGCAGCTTAAAAAGTATGGACTTTGGGACTCTCCGGCGATTCGACCTTACCAAGAGACGATCCGACAAGGTTACACTATTTTTGAAGCAGTCCGCGAAGGTGTTCGCTTTACAACTCTTGAAGACTTCTTAGAAATTGATGAAATTGGGATAATCAGAGACCCTTCTCTCATTGCCGATAAGCAAATGGCCGA from Halobacteriovorax sp. GB3 includes:
- a CDS encoding YiiX/YebB-like N1pC/P60 family cysteine hydrolase, with translation MKFFILITTLLVALTSQASIKMDALRYPTNFFWETREKLLKVSIKKESSGKYLKHNLVQLITLSEIASDIKDYSSEFSLQVQNTISDKDVLSGEDLDIMSKLVDAYQLISLKYLHLIVTYSPQNPYDDYEDLFQKVSPYRKKANLIWYTAQMELFNHYIQTYDDYWKNGESRRVIKNIFLSKKNVEGLTQIANSLLKRDNRLRLKVLTKKLKRDWKNVFVNTNIDLQLINRILLKNDSVKEIVERRYGVLWTYNVTDSFVSLIGKITNFFSKVFGNVVGAIRWRHGYLHDDPVIFKHLIQKLRPLDILVEKTPFALTDTFIPGHFGHVAIWVGTEEQLKKYGLWDSPAIRPYQETIRQGYTIFEAVREGVRFTTLEDFLEIDEIGIIRDPSLIADKQMADLSFERAFQHIGKEYDFNFDVSTTDKIVCSELIFLALGHINWPTEYVWGRNTISPDNVSELIFYQNAPISLQYYLVSKKKGSARSLNLDKFAKNLNYEQDFINSTQSNPIYHKKIDSCRTVRVKSPFTGEVTTKRVCGVKYKKYYYDVFNKGSSWQKWYAQPNDLK